One region of Azoarcus sp. CIB genomic DNA includes:
- a CDS encoding LysR substrate-binding domain-containing protein, translated as MIARKYLYLLALARERHFGKAAGSCHVSPSTLSAAIRDLEDELGVALVVRGQRFAGLTAEGECVVAHAKRVAAGADDLRHELGMLRDGLRGPLRIGVIPTALPVVASLTEAFADAHPAVAIEVRSASTQAILNALRNFELEGGVVYAHSADAADLQYCALWREQLVFVTAASAPPADEAIPWEVAARQPLCLLSRDMQNRQTIDRVFESLECTPHIGLETNSILGLLAHVRTGRWSTILPRSVLGLVGAQSALRVLPLVKPAVAWETGLVTLRREPASPLVDALLAAAGTLADPFGKSE; from the coding sequence GTGATCGCCCGCAAATATCTCTACCTCCTCGCCCTCGCGCGCGAGCGGCATTTCGGCAAGGCCGCCGGGAGCTGCCATGTGTCGCCGTCGACGCTGTCGGCGGCGATCCGCGACTTGGAGGACGAGCTGGGCGTCGCGCTGGTCGTGCGCGGGCAGCGCTTCGCGGGGCTCACCGCCGAGGGCGAATGCGTCGTCGCGCACGCGAAGCGTGTCGCGGCCGGCGCGGACGATCTGCGCCACGAGCTCGGCATGCTGCGCGATGGACTGCGCGGGCCGTTGCGCATCGGTGTGATCCCGACGGCACTGCCGGTCGTCGCCTCGCTTACCGAAGCCTTCGCCGACGCGCATCCGGCGGTCGCGATCGAAGTGCGCTCGGCGAGCACGCAGGCGATCCTCAACGCGCTGCGCAATTTCGAACTGGAAGGCGGCGTCGTGTATGCGCATTCCGCCGACGCGGCGGACCTGCAGTATTGCGCGCTGTGGCGCGAGCAGCTCGTGTTCGTCACGGCCGCGTCCGCGCCGCCGGCCGACGAGGCGATTCCGTGGGAGGTGGCGGCGCGCCAGCCGCTGTGCCTGCTGTCGCGCGACATGCAGAACCGCCAGACCATAGACCGCGTGTTCGAGAGCCTGGAATGCACGCCGCACATCGGGCTGGAGACGAACTCGATCCTCGGTCTCCTTGCGCACGTTCGCACCGGTCGCTGGTCTACGATTTTGCCGCGCAGCGTGCTGGGCCTCGTCGGCGCGCAGTCGGCGCTGCGCGTGCTGCCGCTGGTGAAGCCCGCGGTCGCGTGGGAGACCGGTCTTGTGACGCTCAGGCGCGAACCCGCTTCGCCGCTCGTCGATGCCCTGCTTGCGGCGGCGGGGACGCTCGCCGACCCGTTCGGAAAAAGCGAATAG
- the gpmI gene encoding 2,3-bisphosphoglycerate-independent phosphoglycerate mutase has protein sequence MLQKLPSFPGIAGPVVVIVMDGYGVPKSDVGSAIAAARKPTLDSLFARYPHMLLRAHGTAVGMPSDEDMGNSEVGHNAIGAGQVYSQGAALVASAIASGAIWQGEAWQQVVAGAKAGRGVVHFIGLFSDGNVHSHIDHLKAMVLRARDEGVQAVRIHALIDGRDVPETSALDYVEPFEAFLAELQAGGFDAQIASGGGRMTITMDRYDANWKMVEQGWHTHVLGRGEQFASASQAVRALRERLPDTIDQDLPAFVIGKDGQPVGTIEDGDAVVFYNFRGDRAIEITRAFEEGANFDKFDRVRVPHVTYAGMLQYDGDLKLPKRFLVDPPAIRDTMSEWFAKSGVAQFACSETQKFGHVTYFWNGNRSNKFDGETWQEVPSDVVPFEQRPWMKAAEITDAMIDAIRSGQHKVLRCNYANGDMVGHSGHFRAATMSIEAVDLALSRLLPAIDAAGGVALITADHGNADEMFELDKKTKQPAQNPDGSFKAKTAHTLNPVPLILYDNVSGDKLGLKALEGAGLSNIAATVANLIGFDKHAAWDASLLDVR, from the coding sequence ATGCTGCAAAAGCTCCCGTCCTTCCCCGGCATCGCCGGCCCGGTCGTCGTCATCGTCATGGACGGCTACGGCGTTCCCAAGAGCGACGTCGGCAGCGCGATCGCCGCGGCCCGGAAGCCGACGCTCGACTCGCTGTTTGCCCGCTACCCACACATGCTGCTGCGCGCGCACGGCACGGCGGTCGGCATGCCCTCGGACGAGGACATGGGTAATTCGGAAGTCGGCCACAACGCCATCGGTGCGGGCCAGGTCTACTCGCAGGGCGCCGCGCTCGTGGCCAGCGCGATCGCCTCGGGCGCCATCTGGCAGGGCGAAGCGTGGCAACAGGTCGTCGCCGGCGCGAAGGCGGGCCGGGGCGTCGTGCATTTCATCGGCCTGTTCTCCGACGGCAACGTGCATAGCCACATCGACCACCTCAAGGCGATGGTGCTGCGCGCGCGCGACGAAGGCGTGCAGGCGGTGCGCATCCACGCCCTGATCGACGGCCGCGACGTGCCCGAGACCAGCGCGCTCGACTACGTCGAGCCCTTCGAAGCCTTCCTCGCCGAACTGCAGGCGGGCGGCTTCGACGCGCAGATCGCCTCGGGCGGCGGGCGCATGACGATCACGATGGACCGCTACGACGCCAACTGGAAGATGGTCGAGCAGGGCTGGCACACCCACGTACTGGGCCGTGGCGAGCAGTTCGCCAGCGCATCGCAGGCCGTGCGCGCGCTGCGCGAGCGCCTGCCCGACACCATCGACCAGGACTTGCCCGCCTTCGTCATCGGCAAGGACGGCCAGCCGGTCGGCACGATCGAGGACGGCGACGCGGTCGTCTTCTACAACTTCCGCGGCGACCGCGCGATCGAGATCACGCGAGCCTTCGAGGAAGGCGCGAATTTCGACAAGTTCGACCGCGTGCGCGTGCCGCACGTGACCTATGCGGGCATGCTGCAGTACGACGGCGACCTGAAGCTGCCGAAGCGCTTCCTCGTCGATCCCCCGGCGATCCGCGACACCATGAGCGAGTGGTTCGCCAAGAGCGGTGTCGCCCAGTTCGCGTGCTCCGAGACGCAGAAGTTCGGCCACGTGACCTACTTCTGGAACGGCAACCGCTCGAACAAGTTCGACGGCGAGACCTGGCAGGAAGTCCCGAGTGACGTCGTGCCCTTCGAGCAGCGCCCGTGGATGAAGGCCGCCGAGATCACCGACGCGATGATCGACGCGATCCGCAGCGGCCAGCACAAGGTTCTGCGCTGCAACTACGCCAACGGCGACATGGTCGGCCACTCCGGCCACTTCCGCGCCGCGACGATGTCGATCGAGGCCGTCGACCTCGCGCTGTCACGCCTCTTGCCCGCGATCGACGCGGCCGGCGGCGTCGCGCTGATCACCGCCGACCACGGCAACGCCGACGAGATGTTCGAGCTCGACAAGAAGACCAAGCAGCCGGCGCAGAACCCCGACGGCTCGTTCAAGGCCAAGACCGCGCACACGCTCAATCCGGTGCCGCTGATCCTGTACGACAACGTCAGCGGCGACAAGCTGGGGCTGAAAGCGCTCGAAGGCGCCGGCCTGTCGAACATCGCGGCGACGGTGGCGAACCTGATCGGCTTCGACAAGCACGCCGCCTGGGACGCCAGCCTGCTGGACGTGCGCTGA
- the arfB gene encoding alternative ribosome rescue aminoacyl-tRNA hydrolase ArfB: MSPHIVIAPDEVELTAIRAQGAGGQNVNKVSNAVHLRFDIGASSLPEAVRARLAALGDRRISQDGVVIIKAQKFRSLEKNRAEAMRRLEELVNRAAEVPKARRPTRPTRASVKKRLEGKAHRALIKAGRRGV; the protein is encoded by the coding sequence GTGTCGCCGCACATCGTCATCGCGCCCGACGAGGTCGAGCTGACCGCCATCCGCGCCCAGGGCGCGGGCGGCCAAAACGTCAACAAGGTGTCGAACGCGGTGCATCTGCGCTTCGACATCGGGGCTTCGTCGCTGCCCGAGGCGGTGCGCGCACGGCTCGCCGCGCTGGGCGACCGGCGCATCAGCCAGGACGGCGTGGTGATCATCAAGGCGCAGAAATTCCGCAGCCTGGAGAAGAACCGCGCCGAAGCCATGCGCCGGCTCGAAGAGCTCGTCAATCGGGCGGCCGAGGTGCCCAAGGCGCGCCGCCCGACGCGGCCGACGCGCGCGTCGGTGAAGAAACGCCTCGAAGGAAAGGCGCACCGCGCGCTGATCAAGGCCGGCCGACGAGGGGTTTAA
- a CDS encoding methyl-accepting chemotaxis protein, with protein MIQFKDIPVARKIGLVLGLTMLLVAVGVAFMIYGERERMYRDRLTAIQALVEQAVTVINEQAALTDAGTLSEEQARQIAATTIGKMRYGDGDYFWIQDSNARMLAHPIKPELNGKDLSGFKDAGGQHIFVRFSEIGRQGGELHYMWPKPGYTEPQPKISYVKRAARWDWIVGTGVYTDDIETAFRRGLFRNAGLLAGIFALALLLATVILRRYVTGPISRLDAVMEQVARDGDLTVNYSYASKDEIGSMSAAFQRLLATLRDSLGAIQRDAQAVAATSERLAIAAQQVRSSTEQQSESASSMSAAVEQMTVSIAHVADSTHGVRELGERNVAEEHDGAVHTDHLSVELGKVQSAIEDANGTLDEFVDATQFIASLTKQVREIADQTNLLALNAAIEAARAGEQGRGFAVVADEVRKLAEKSGHTANEINVHTQRIATQGEAVESAMSTSRERLDAARTLMGKVAAVLNHAEASALETRTGLAEISSAMSEQTTVTSDIAKNIECIAQMAEENTAAAGQTAEAAEELRQVSGQLNTTVEKFRI; from the coding sequence GTGATTCAATTCAAGGACATCCCCGTCGCACGGAAGATCGGGCTGGTGCTGGGTCTCACGATGCTGCTGGTTGCCGTCGGCGTCGCATTCATGATCTACGGCGAACGCGAGCGGATGTATCGCGACCGCCTCACGGCCATCCAGGCGCTGGTGGAACAGGCGGTCACCGTCATCAACGAGCAGGCGGCGCTGACCGACGCCGGCACCCTCAGCGAAGAACAGGCGCGCCAGATCGCCGCCACGACCATCGGCAAGATGCGTTACGGCGATGGCGACTACTTCTGGATCCAGGACAGCAACGCCCGGATGCTCGCGCATCCGATCAAGCCGGAGCTGAACGGCAAGGACCTGAGCGGCTTCAAGGACGCCGGCGGCCAGCACATCTTCGTGCGTTTTTCCGAGATCGGGCGGCAGGGTGGCGAACTCCACTACATGTGGCCCAAGCCGGGCTACACCGAGCCGCAACCCAAGATCTCGTACGTGAAGCGGGCCGCCCGCTGGGACTGGATCGTCGGCACGGGGGTGTATACGGACGACATCGAGACGGCGTTTCGTCGCGGACTCTTCAGGAATGCCGGACTTCTGGCCGGGATCTTCGCGCTCGCGCTCCTGCTCGCGACCGTGATCCTGCGGCGCTACGTCACCGGGCCGATCAGCCGGCTCGACGCAGTCATGGAGCAAGTCGCCCGCGACGGCGATCTGACGGTGAATTACAGCTACGCGTCGAAGGACGAGATCGGCAGCATGTCGGCGGCCTTTCAGCGCTTGCTGGCGACGCTGCGCGATAGCCTCGGCGCGATCCAGCGCGACGCGCAGGCCGTCGCGGCAACCTCCGAACGTCTGGCGATTGCGGCGCAGCAGGTGCGCTCTAGCACCGAGCAACAGAGCGAGTCGGCGTCGTCGATGAGCGCCGCGGTCGAGCAGATGACCGTCAGCATCGCGCACGTGGCCGACAGCACGCATGGCGTGCGGGAGCTCGGCGAGCGCAACGTTGCGGAAGAGCACGACGGGGCGGTGCACACGGACCACCTGAGCGTCGAGCTCGGAAAGGTGCAAAGTGCCATCGAAGACGCAAACGGCACCCTCGACGAGTTCGTCGACGCGACCCAATTCATCGCCAGCCTCACCAAGCAAGTGCGTGAGATTGCCGACCAGACCAACCTGCTCGCGCTCAATGCCGCGATCGAAGCGGCGCGGGCGGGGGAGCAGGGCCGGGGTTTTGCGGTGGTTGCCGACGAAGTCCGGAAGCTCGCCGAGAAGTCGGGCCATACGGCCAACGAGATCAATGTACACACGCAGCGCATCGCCACGCAGGGCGAGGCCGTCGAGAGCGCCATGAGCACGAGCCGCGAACGACTGGATGCCGCAAGGACTCTGATGGGCAAGGTTGCGGCGGTGCTCAACCACGCGGAGGCTTCGGCGCTCGAGACGCGCACCGGACTCGCCGAGATCAGCAGCGCAATGTCCGAGCAGACCACGGTTACGTCGGACATCGCGAAGAACATCGAGTGCATCGCGCAGATGGCCGAAGAGAACACCGCCGCAGCCGGGCAGACCGCGGAGGCCGCCGAAGAGCTGCGTCAGGTGTCCGGCCAGCTCAACACGACGGTCGAGAAGTTCCGGATCTGA
- a CDS encoding lipocalin family protein, translating into MKPAHHPTVCRISTARAILGALLTVTLLGTQAPSAQADAPQPALATIAALDVPRYMGTWYEIAKYPNRFQRHCAGFTHAEYGLQEDGRVRVVNRCRNAEGHVDEAIGTARQIGAADSPRLEVRFAPAWLSFLPWVWGDYWVIDLDANYRLVAVSEPGREYLWILSRTPTVEPQALEALRSRLAAQGFDLSRLEMTRQQD; encoded by the coding sequence ATGAAGCCCGCACACCATCCGACCGTCTGTCGCATCTCCACCGCCCGCGCCATCCTGGGGGCCCTGCTCACGGTGACCCTGCTGGGCACGCAGGCTCCGTCCGCGCAAGCGGACGCACCACAGCCCGCCCTCGCGACCATCGCCGCGCTGGATGTACCGCGCTACATGGGCACGTGGTATGAAATCGCCAAGTACCCGAATCGCTTCCAGCGCCACTGCGCGGGCTTCACCCATGCCGAATACGGGTTGCAGGAGGACGGACGGGTCCGGGTGGTCAACCGCTGCCGCAATGCCGAAGGCCACGTCGACGAGGCGATCGGTACGGCCCGCCAGATCGGCGCGGCCGACTCGCCGCGACTGGAAGTCCGCTTCGCGCCGGCGTGGCTGTCCTTCCTGCCCTGGGTCTGGGGTGACTACTGGGTGATCGACCTCGACGCGAACTACCGACTCGTGGCGGTAAGCGAGCCGGGGCGCGAGTATCTGTGGATCCTGTCGCGCACGCCAACCGTCGAACCGCAAGCCCTGGAGGCGCTGCGCAGCCGCCTTGCGGCGCAGGGCTTCGACCTGTCGCGGCTGGAGATGACGCGTCAGCAGGACTGA
- a CDS encoding transglutaminase family protein, with translation MTTPYLSPTALIDSDHPDVLAFVRSQCRGNDVRERAVSLYYAVRDGFRYDPYRIDLSETGMKASSVIATGSGWCVPKATLLAAVCRAAGIPARLGYADVRNHLSTERMRQTIGSDLYRWHGYTEILIDEAWCKATPAFNLALCERFGLLPLEFDGRSDSIYHAFDRSGNKHMEYVHQRGHFPDVPLSLMAADFRTHYPLWLEQAEQLRAADFLADVERENQPA, from the coding sequence ATGACCACTCCGTACCTCTCGCCCACCGCGCTGATCGACAGCGACCACCCCGACGTCCTCGCCTTCGTGCGTTCGCAATGCCGCGGCAACGACGTGCGCGAGCGCGCGGTGTCGCTGTACTACGCCGTACGCGACGGCTTCCGCTACGACCCCTATCGCATCGACCTGTCGGAAACCGGGATGAAGGCGAGCAGCGTCATCGCCACGGGCTCCGGCTGGTGCGTGCCGAAGGCCACGCTGCTGGCTGCCGTGTGCCGCGCGGCGGGCATTCCCGCGCGCCTGGGTTACGCGGACGTGCGCAACCACCTCAGCACCGAACGCATGCGCCAGACCATCGGGTCGGATCTGTACCGGTGGCACGGCTACACGGAGATCCTCATCGACGAGGCGTGGTGCAAGGCCACGCCGGCGTTCAATCTCGCGCTGTGCGAGCGCTTCGGATTGCTGCCGCTGGAATTCGACGGCCGCAGCGACTCGATCTATCACGCCTTCGACCGCAGCGGCAACAAGCACATGGAGTACGTGCACCAGCGCGGCCATTTCCCCGACGTGCCGCTGTCGCTGATGGCCGCAGATTTCCGCACGCATTATCCGCTGTGGCTGGAGCAGGCCGAGCAGCTGCGGGCGGCGGATTTCCTCGCGGACGTAGAAAGGGAAAACCAGCCCGCGTAG
- a CDS encoding ABC transporter ATP-binding protein — protein MPEQSAPPPLVASSPRPIFEARGLTKIYQMGEVRVEALRGVDLDLVAGELVVLLGPSGSGKSTLLNILGGLDTPTSGTVRYADHDLTVDDDAAMTQYRREHVGFVFQFYNLIPSLTARENVALVTEIAPNPMTPEEALALVGLAQRMDHFPSQMSGGEQQRVAIARAVAKRPQVLLCDEPTGALDAQTGVMVLEVIARVNRELGTTTVVITHNAVIAAMADRVVHFGDGHVVRIERNASRKAASELSW, from the coding sequence ATGCCGGAGCAGTCCGCCCCTCCCCCGCTCGTTGCGTCCTCTCCGCGCCCCATCTTCGAAGCGCGCGGCCTCACCAAGATCTACCAGATGGGCGAGGTGCGCGTGGAAGCCTTGCGCGGGGTCGATCTCGACCTCGTCGCGGGCGAGCTCGTCGTGCTGCTGGGGCCGTCGGGGAGTGGCAAATCGACGCTGCTCAACATCCTCGGCGGGCTGGACACGCCGACCAGTGGCACCGTGCGCTATGCGGATCACGACCTGACCGTGGATGACGACGCGGCGATGACGCAATACCGGCGCGAGCATGTCGGCTTCGTGTTCCAGTTCTACAACCTGATCCCCAGCCTGACGGCGCGCGAGAACGTCGCATTGGTGACGGAGATCGCGCCCAATCCGATGACGCCCGAAGAGGCGCTCGCGCTGGTGGGGCTTGCGCAGCGCATGGACCACTTCCCGAGCCAGATGTCGGGCGGCGAGCAGCAGCGCGTGGCGATCGCACGCGCGGTAGCGAAACGGCCGCAGGTGCTGCTGTGCGACGAGCCGACCGGGGCGCTGGATGCGCAGACCGGGGTGATGGTGCTGGAGGTGATCGCGCGCGTGAATCGCGAGCTGGGCACGACGACGGTGGTGATCACGCACAACGCGGTGATCGCGGCGATGGCGGACCGCGTCGTGCACTTCGGCGACGGCCACGTCGTGCGCATCGAGCGCAACGCGAGTCGCAAGGCCGCGTCCGAGCTGAGCTGGTAG
- a CDS encoding FtsX-like permease family protein — translation MRAIDRKLWRDLWHMRGQAVAIALVVMCGVGTYVMFLSTLGALRATQEDYYREYRFAEVFATLKRAPESLRARLAAIPGVERAETRVVEPVRLDMPDFPEPVSARMVSLADDAPHGLNGLHLRAGRLPLPGRADEVVVSTPFAKAHALHPGSRFHAILNGRQQALTVVGTALSPEFVQQLRPGSAFPDPKRYGVMWMGREALGQAYDLDGAFNDLALSLRPGADAADVIDRVDALITPFGGLGAYARKDQLSHRFLNQELDQLGTLATLFPTMFMGVAAFLLNVVISRLVTMQREQIATLKAFGYGNGAVTAHYLKLVAVIAGSGILGGTALGAWLGHALSGIYMEFYYFPWLRFSLQPMTVVEAAGASLAAAGAGTIVAVWRAASLKPAQAMRPEPPPRYRETLVEKLGLKRWLSQPTRMILRHIWRKPLKSALTVLGIALACGIILTGLFQRDTVGYMMNVHYGMAQREDLSVAFTEPTAYRARFDLFGLPGIEHVEAFRAVPVRLRHGHLEYRTSIRGIEPDGDLQRLLDTALRPVALPSEGILLTDHLGKMLDVRTGDRIVVEVLEGNRPLRETIVAGLVKEYLGVSAYMDLAALNRFMHEGPTISGAWLAVDHAHLQGLYARLKSLPRVAGVAERVQEIRNFNRLMDETMLFFTYVSTVFAVIIAFGVIYNSARIALTERGRELASLRVLGFTRGEIGYILLGELGILTLVAIPLGLWLGEGMCYYIAHTMQTDLFRVPVVLVPQTYAFAVAVVLISAVLSGLAVRRRLDRLDLIAVLKTAE, via the coding sequence ATGCGCGCGATCGACCGCAAGCTGTGGCGCGACCTGTGGCACATGCGCGGTCAGGCGGTGGCGATTGCGCTGGTGGTGATGTGCGGGGTGGGCACCTACGTGATGTTCCTGTCCACGCTCGGGGCGCTGCGCGCGACGCAGGAGGACTATTACCGCGAGTACCGCTTCGCGGAGGTGTTCGCGACACTGAAGCGCGCGCCGGAATCGCTGCGCGCGCGCCTGGCGGCGATTCCCGGCGTCGAGCGCGCGGAGACGCGCGTGGTCGAGCCGGTGCGGCTCGACATGCCGGACTTCCCCGAGCCGGTGAGCGCACGCATGGTGTCGCTCGCGGACGATGCGCCGCACGGCCTCAACGGCCTGCACCTGCGCGCGGGGCGGCTGCCGCTGCCGGGGCGGGCCGACGAGGTGGTCGTGAGCACGCCGTTCGCGAAGGCGCACGCGCTGCACCCGGGCAGCCGCTTCCACGCGATCCTCAACGGACGGCAGCAGGCGCTGACGGTGGTCGGCACGGCGCTGTCGCCGGAGTTCGTGCAACAGCTGCGGCCCGGCTCGGCCTTTCCCGACCCGAAGCGCTACGGCGTGATGTGGATGGGGCGCGAGGCGCTCGGGCAGGCCTACGACCTCGACGGCGCGTTCAACGACCTGGCGCTGAGCCTGCGGCCCGGTGCCGACGCCGCGGACGTGATCGACCGCGTCGATGCGCTGATCACGCCCTTCGGCGGGCTGGGGGCCTACGCGCGTAAGGACCAGCTCTCGCACCGCTTCCTGAACCAGGAGCTGGATCAGCTCGGCACGCTGGCGACGCTGTTCCCGACGATGTTCATGGGTGTGGCGGCCTTCCTGCTGAACGTCGTGATCAGCCGGCTGGTGACGATGCAGCGCGAGCAGATCGCGACGCTCAAGGCCTTCGGCTACGGCAACGGCGCGGTGACGGCGCACTACCTGAAGCTCGTCGCGGTGATCGCGGGCAGCGGCATCCTCGGCGGCACCGCGCTGGGCGCGTGGCTGGGGCACGCGCTGTCGGGGATCTACATGGAGTTCTACTACTTCCCGTGGCTGCGCTTCAGCCTGCAGCCGATGACCGTCGTCGAGGCCGCGGGCGCGAGCCTCGCCGCGGCGGGCGCGGGGACGATCGTCGCGGTGTGGCGCGCGGCGAGCCTGAAGCCGGCGCAGGCGATGCGCCCCGAACCGCCGCCGCGCTACCGCGAGACGCTGGTCGAGAAGCTGGGGCTGAAGCGATGGCTGTCGCAGCCCACGCGGATGATCCTGCGCCACATCTGGCGCAAGCCGCTGAAGTCGGCGCTGACGGTGCTGGGCATCGCGCTCGCGTGCGGAATCATCCTCACCGGCCTGTTCCAGCGCGACACCGTCGGCTACATGATGAACGTGCATTACGGCATGGCACAGCGCGAGGACCTGTCGGTCGCGTTCACGGAGCCCACGGCCTACCGCGCGCGCTTCGACCTCTTCGGCCTGCCCGGAATCGAGCACGTCGAGGCGTTCCGCGCGGTGCCGGTGCGGCTGCGTCACGGCCATCTCGAATATCGCACCAGCATCCGCGGGATCGAACCGGACGGCGACCTGCAGCGCCTGCTCGACACGGCGCTGCGGCCGGTCGCGCTGCCCTCCGAGGGCATCCTGCTCACGGACCATCTCGGCAAGATGCTGGACGTGCGCACGGGCGACCGCATCGTCGTCGAGGTGCTGGAAGGCAACCGGCCGCTACGCGAGACGATCGTCGCCGGGCTGGTGAAGGAATACCTCGGCGTGTCGGCCTACATGGATCTGGCGGCGCTGAACCGCTTCATGCACGAGGGGCCGACGATCTCGGGCGCGTGGCTCGCCGTCGATCACGCGCATCTGCAGGGGCTGTACGCGCGCCTGAAGTCGCTGCCGCGCGTCGCCGGCGTGGCCGAGCGCGTGCAGGAGATCCGCAACTTCAACCGCCTGATGGACGAGACGATGCTGTTCTTCACCTACGTGTCGACGGTGTTCGCGGTGATCATCGCCTTCGGCGTCATCTACAACAGCGCGCGCATCGCGCTGACCGAGCGCGGGCGGGAGCTTGCGAGCCTGAGAGTGCTGGGTTTCACGCGCGGCGAGATCGGCTACATCCTGCTCGGCGAGTTGGGCATCCTGACGCTGGTCGCGATCCCGCTCGGGCTGTGGCTGGGCGAGGGGATGTGCTACTACATCGCGCACACGATGCAGACGGATCTCTTCCGCGTGCCGGTCGTGCTGGTGCCGCAGACCTACGCCTTCGCGGTCGCGGTCGTGCTGATTTCGGCGGTGCTGTCGGGCCTGGCGGTGCGCCGCCGCCTCGACCGGCTCGACCTCATCGCGGTATTGAAGACAGCGGAGTGA
- a CDS encoding efflux RND transporter periplasmic adaptor subunit yields the protein MKTKVKWRRQIVFMLIVAAIAWGLYAGFRPQPVVVEFGEAVRAPLRVAVEQEGRTRVGDRYVVTAPVDGYARRIELDVGDAIEAGAPLVALEASRSAVLDARRSAEAEARVAAAQANLSAVEQRVKAAEAGAALAGKELVRMRRLRAAGHVTGEAEDRALAEDERAGSDLRSARFTVATARHELEAARTALGYAAAGGKSEPVLVRAPVAGQVLKIPRKSEGAVEAGQPLVEIGDPRVLEVEVDVLSADAVRIRPGTRVLFERWGGDGALEGKVRVVEPAGFTKVSALGVEEQRVWVIADFTSPAGQWQRLGDGYRVEASFMLWEGEDVLQVPASALFRDGDGWAVFAVEDGRAVRRRVDTGQRNGLAAQVIGGLKEGDRVIVHPDDRLSDGVKVSGR from the coding sequence ATGAAAACCAAGGTGAAATGGCGCCGCCAGATCGTGTTCATGCTGATCGTCGCGGCGATCGCGTGGGGCCTGTACGCAGGCTTCCGGCCGCAGCCGGTGGTGGTCGAATTCGGCGAGGCGGTGCGCGCGCCGCTGCGCGTGGCGGTCGAGCAGGAGGGGCGCACGCGCGTCGGCGACCGCTACGTCGTGACCGCGCCGGTGGACGGCTACGCGCGGCGCATCGAACTGGATGTCGGCGACGCGATCGAGGCCGGCGCCCCGCTCGTCGCGCTGGAGGCGTCGCGTTCGGCGGTGCTGGATGCGCGCCGGAGCGCGGAGGCCGAGGCGCGCGTCGCGGCAGCGCAGGCGAACCTCTCGGCGGTCGAGCAGCGCGTGAAGGCGGCCGAGGCCGGCGCGGCGCTCGCCGGCAAGGAACTCGTGCGCATGCGCAGGCTGCGCGCGGCCGGCCACGTGACGGGCGAGGCCGAGGACCGCGCGCTGGCCGAGGACGAGCGGGCGGGCTCGGATCTGCGCTCGGCCCGCTTCACGGTCGCCACCGCACGCCACGAACTGGAGGCCGCGCGCACCGCGCTCGGGTATGCCGCGGCCGGCGGCAAGAGCGAGCCGGTGCTCGTGCGCGCGCCGGTCGCGGGCCAGGTGCTGAAGATCCCCCGCAAGAGCGAGGGCGCGGTCGAGGCCGGCCAGCCGCTCGTCGAGATCGGCGACCCGCGCGTACTGGAGGTCGAGGTGGATGTGCTCTCCGCCGACGCGGTGCGCATCCGCCCCGGCACGCGCGTGCTGTTCGAGCGCTGGGGCGGCGACGGCGCGCTCGAAGGCAAGGTGCGCGTGGTCGAGCCGGCGGGGTTCACGAAGGTATCGGCGCTGGGCGTCGAGGAACAGCGCGTGTGGGTGATCGCCGACTTCACGTCACCCGCCGGGCAGTGGCAACGCCTCGGCGACGGCTACCGCGTGGAGGCGAGCTTCATGCTGTGGGAGGGCGAGGACGTGCTGCAGGTGCCCGCGAGCGCGCTGTTCCGCGACGGCGACGGCTGGGCGGTGTTCGCCGTCGAGGACGGCCGCGCCGTGCGCCGCCGCGTCGACACCGGCCAGCGCAACGGCCTCGCCGCGCAGGTGATCGGCGGGCTGAAGGAAGGGGACCGGGTGATCGTGCATCCGGACGACCGGCTGAGCGATGGGGTGAAGGTGAGCGGGCGGTGA
- a CDS encoding transposase, whose amino-acid sequence MPDYRRNRVPGGTYFFTVNLLERNSGLLVAHIDVLREAVRKVRCARPFHIDAWVVVPDHMHAIWTLPPGDNDYSARWKAIKIAFAKALPKTERLSPVRVARGERGIWQRRFWEHTIRDDGDYGAHMDYVHINPVKHGLVTCVRDWPYSSFHRCVARRVYAIDWAGQGAVDVVAGERGG is encoded by the coding sequence ATGCCGGACTATCGTCGCAACCGGGTCCCTGGCGGGACCTACTTCTTTACCGTCAATCTCCTCGAGCGCAATAGCGGACTTCTGGTCGCGCATATCGACGTCCTACGAGAAGCCGTCCGAAAAGTGCGCTGCGCCCGCCCCTTTCACATCGACGCATGGGTCGTGGTGCCGGATCACATGCATGCTATCTGGACTTTGCCGCCCGGGGACAACGATTACTCCGCACGCTGGAAGGCCATCAAGATTGCATTCGCAAAGGCTCTTCCGAAAACGGAACGCTTGTCCCCGGTGCGTGTGGCAAGAGGCGAGCGGGGTATCTGGCAACGGCGATTCTGGGAGCACACGATCCGCGACGATGGTGACTATGGGGCGCATATGGATTACGTGCATATCAATCCCGTGAAGCATGGACTGGTGACGTGTGTGCGGGACTGGCCGTATTCGTCGTTTCACCGCTGCGTAGCGCGTCGTGTTTATGCGATTGATTGGGCCGGACAGGGAGCCGTCGACGTCGTGGCTGGCGAGCGGGGTGGCTGA